The genomic segment GCGCTGAACACGACCGCCCCCTGCACGGCCAGCATGGTCAGCGGGAGCAGCAGGGCCTCGAACGGGGCCCCCCTGACCATCACGCCCCTGGCCAGCTGGATGAACCAGGTGAGCGGCAGCAGGTAGCCGATCCAGCGGACCCCCGGGGCCATGGCCTGGAGCGGGAAGATCAGCCCGGACAGCAGGATCTGGGGGAGCATGGTCATGATGGCCAGCTGGATGGCCTGGCCCTGGGTCTCGGACACGGTCGAGATGAGCACGCCGATGCCCACGGTGACGAACAGGAACAGCAGGGCCCCGAGGGCGAAGACCAGCGGTGAGCCGGCGAAGGGGACGTCGAACAGCACCCCCACGGCCACGATCACCGCCAGGTCGACCACCGCCACCCCCAGGTACGGCAGGAGCTTGCCGCCGAGCACGTCGCGGGGCCGGAAGGGCATCACGGCCAGCTGCTCCAGGGTGCCGCTCTGGCGCTCGCGGACGACCCCGAGGGCGGTGGCGATCGTGCCCACGAACACCAGCACCACGCCCATCAGGCCGGGGACCATGATCGCCGAGGTCTCAAGGCCCGGGTTGAACAGCACCTCGGGGGCGGGCAGCCCGGGCCGCCCCCGCAGCTCGGTCACGACCGCCCTGGCCGAGAAGAGGTCGGCCCCGTCGACCAGCACGTCGGGCCGGCCGGCGTCGCCGGCCACCAGCGCCACCGCCGCCTCGGCGTCGCGCAGGGCCTCGACCGCGGCCTTGCGGCCCTCCCCGGGAGCGACCCGGACCACCTCCAGCCGTTCCGGCAGGGCGGCGGCCACCTGCTCGGCCCGGGGGCCGACGACCACCGTCCGCACCCGGTCGACGTCGAAGCTGGCGGCGTAGCCGAACACCACCAGCAGCAGCACCGGCATCAGGATCATCATGGCCAGCGTGCGCCGGTCCCGGCGCAGCTGGCGGAACTCCTTCATGGCCATGGCCCACATGCCGGCGGCACCTCCGTGACCCGGAATTCATCATCGGATGAAGTCTACGATGAATGAAATCCTCGGGCAAGACGCCGGCGGAGCCGGCGGAGCAAATCAGAAGGAACTCCAATAAAGAGGGCGCCGGCTCGCCGGCGCCCTGCGACCAGCGCGACGCGCTGGTCGCTCGGTCCTCGTCGGCTTCGTCCTCGCGCATGACCTTGGTCGGCGGAAGCTCGCCCGTGGCCCGCTCCCAGAGCTTGTCGACCAGCTTGCGGGTTGCCAGCACCGCGACCGCGGTGAGGACCGCGAACGCGACCCGCTTGATCAGCTTGCGGGCCTCCTCCGGCGCGCGCTCGGAGAGCTTGGCCACCTTGTCCTCCATCTGCTTGCGGGTCTCCTCTACCTCCCGGGCGGTTGCTGCTGAGGTTTCCCCCACGTGATCTCCTCCTTCAGCTCGTTGGCGGTCGTCTGGAGCTCGGCCTTGGCCTTCTCCGGAGCGACCTTGGAGGCGGCCAGGCGCTTCTTGCCAACCAGCGCGAGCACCGCGACCACGATCAGCAGCACCAGGGTCACGATCGCGAACCCGAGCCAGCGCGGGCCGCCGATCGCCTCACCGATGGTGTAGAGGAGGAAGCCGAAGGCGTACAGCCCGAGCACACCGGCCGCGACGAGCAGGGCGCTCGCCTTGGCGCTGGCGGTGAGCCCCTCCTGGAGCTCCTGCCGGGCGAGCAGGATCTCCTGCCGCACGAGCTTGGTCGCGTCGTCGGCGATGCCCTTCAGCAGCTCACCGGTGGATGGCTCCTCGGTGGGCGCCGGCCCGGCTGGCCGCGTGGTCGCCGGCGCGCCCGAAGGCGGGTCCTGGATTGCCAAGGCAGTCCCCCCTTACCGTCGTCTCGTTGGGGTCGTGGGACGGCGAGGCCTGCCGCCCCACGACGTTCCTACCCCGCCGCCGCAAGAGTTATCGCACATCACCGGGGGCGGTGCAGTCGATGGCCGGTCGCCAGCATGGCCGCCAGCCGGGCCACCGCCGCCCTGGTGGTCGGGGTCAGGGGGCGGTCGGCGGCCTCGTGCAGCGGCACCCAGTCGAGCTCGCTGTGCTCGGACGGCTCGCGGTTGCGCGGCTCG from the Actinomycetota bacterium genome contains:
- a CDS encoding ABC transporter permease, producing MWAMAMKEFRQLRRDRRTLAMMILMPVLLLVVFGYAASFDVDRVRTVVVGPRAEQVAAALPERLEVVRVAPGEGRKAAVEALRDAEAAVALVAGDAGRPDVLVDGADLFSARAVVTELRGRPGLPAPEVLFNPGLETSAIMVPGLMGVVLVFVGTIATALGVVRERQSGTLEQLAVMPFRPRDVLGGKLLPYLGVAVVDLAVIVAVGVLFDVPFAGSPLVFALGALLFLFVTVGIGVLISTVSETQGQAIQLAIMTMLPQILLSGLIFPLQAMAPGVRWIGYLLPLTWFIQLARGVMVRGAPFEALLLPLTMLAVQGAVVFSASIARFRRDLAPSGRGHGADEAEAVQDEAAPTRAGTR
- a CDS encoding phage holin family protein; protein product: MAIQDPPSGAPATTRPAGPAPTEEPSTGELLKGIADDATKLVRQEILLARQELQEGLTASAKASALLVAAGVLGLYAFGFLLYTIGEAIGGPRWLGFAIVTLVLLIVVAVLALVGKKRLAASKVAPEKAKAELQTTANELKEEITWGKPQQQPPGR